One part of the Rutidosis leptorrhynchoides isolate AG116_Rl617_1_P2 chromosome 1, CSIRO_AGI_Rlap_v1, whole genome shotgun sequence genome encodes these proteins:
- the LOC139859356 gene encoding uncharacterized protein isoform X2, with translation MEMELKDFEPLFGEPKTIEWSAASSASTPIRTFLFQVHASQDSCHLRFHVTDFFSNSFEALQSIQQLDDMRDDIGIGGSWSEFLEYLVNSIKLGDVKLVLEGSNSDGPESARLIVQKSKGMPRISISLRKLVEQESRNRLAKMLSAEQEKSEHALKQLDGLYSNRHKFQKTHDKFTSDTSSGPTLNDVSDKQPDQNPSPMKQTKRVLPAHRRSKVRGVLLQDTEDD, from the exons ATGGAAATGGAATTGAAAGATTTTGAACCCTTATTCGGTGAACCCAAAACGATAGAATGGTCAGCTGCCAGCTCAGCATCAACACCCATCCGTACATTCTTGTTTCAAGTTCATGCCTCACAAGATTCTTGTCATCTCAGATTTCATGTTACTGACTTTTTTTCAAACTCTTTTGAAGCACTTCAATCAATTCAACAGCTGGATGATATG AGGGATGATATAGGAATTGGTGGTTCCTGGTCTGAGTTTCTAGAATACCTTGTTAATTCGATAAAGTTGGGGGATGTGAAGCTGGTTTTGGAAGGTTCAAACTCGGATG GCCCTGAATCTGCAAGATTAATTGTTCAGAAGTCAAAAGGAATGCCAAGAATATCGATTTCTCTACGTAAGCTTGTTG AGCAAGAGAGTCGTAACCGGTTGGCCAAAATGCTTTCAGCTGAACAG GAAAAAAGTGAACATGCTCTTAAACAGCTTGATGGGCTTTATTCAAATAGGCACAAGTTTCAGAAGACCCATGACAAGTTTACCTCGGATACTTCATCCGGTCCTACCCTCAATGATGTTTCAG ACAAGCAACCTGATCAGAATCCGAGCCCGATGAAACAAACGAAACGCGTGCTACCAGCACATCGCAG ATCGAAGGTCAGAGGGGTTCTTCTACAAGACACGGAAGATGATTAG
- the LOC139859356 gene encoding uncharacterized protein isoform X1 has product MEMELKDFEPLFGEPKTIEWSAASSASTPIRTFLFQVHASQDSCHLRFHVTDFFSNSFEALQSIQQLDDMRDDIGIGGSWSEFLEYLVNSIKLGDVKLVLEGSNSDGPESARLIVQKSKGMPRISISLRKLVGTVANEAMARLSLDMYKAFKSNHQLLVEEQESRNRLAKMLSAEQEKSEHALKQLDGLYSNRHKFQKTHDKFTSDTSSGPTLNDVSDKQPDQNPSPMKQTKRVLPAHRRSKVRGVLLQDTEDD; this is encoded by the exons ATGGAAATGGAATTGAAAGATTTTGAACCCTTATTCGGTGAACCCAAAACGATAGAATGGTCAGCTGCCAGCTCAGCATCAACACCCATCCGTACATTCTTGTTTCAAGTTCATGCCTCACAAGATTCTTGTCATCTCAGATTTCATGTTACTGACTTTTTTTCAAACTCTTTTGAAGCACTTCAATCAATTCAACAGCTGGATGATATG AGGGATGATATAGGAATTGGTGGTTCCTGGTCTGAGTTTCTAGAATACCTTGTTAATTCGATAAAGTTGGGGGATGTGAAGCTGGTTTTGGAAGGTTCAAACTCGGATG GCCCTGAATCTGCAAGATTAATTGTTCAGAAGTCAAAAGGAATGCCAAGAATATCGATTTCTCTACGTAAGCTTGTTGGTACGGTTGCAAATGAGGCAATGGCAAGGCTTTCTCTTGATATGTACAAAGCATTTAAAAGCAATCACCAGTTGTTAGTTGAAG AGCAAGAGAGTCGTAACCGGTTGGCCAAAATGCTTTCAGCTGAACAG GAAAAAAGTGAACATGCTCTTAAACAGCTTGATGGGCTTTATTCAAATAGGCACAAGTTTCAGAAGACCCATGACAAGTTTACCTCGGATACTTCATCCGGTCCTACCCTCAATGATGTTTCAG ACAAGCAACCTGATCAGAATCCGAGCCCGATGAAACAAACGAAACGCGTGCTACCAGCACATCGCAG ATCGAAGGTCAGAGGGGTTCTTCTACAAGACACGGAAGATGATTAG
- the LOC139859367 gene encoding uncharacterized protein: protein MSTSDDELRRRKYEEALEIKSLRRIISAYLNYPEAAEEDVKRYERSFRRLPVAHKALLAHLPLKYQKLRRCISKNTYFIFEMLKAFEPPVDMSQDDEICEHMDDGSCCHNHSEDRNPCSHESVSVGLRACSAKSGEPCSEHEETNENCCEQGSGNCSVGLESDSNAHKGGYNNATDVKDQDSFDSDEKVHNMNDAIESMPHFHVPLVDVDKVRCVIRNIVRDWAAEGQKEREQCYKPILEELKRLFPERSKESPPTCLVPGAGLGRLALDISCLGFVSQGNEFSYYMMICSSFILNQTQSVGEWTIYPWIHSNCNSLSDADQLRPVSVPDIHPAGAGITEGFSMCGGDFVEVYNDPSQVGAWDAVVTCFFLDTAHNIVEYIEIISRILKDGGVWINLGPLLYHFSELYGQHDELSVELSLEDVKKIAIHYGFQLEVEKTIETTYTTNPRAMMQNHYFSAFWTMRKKPLATASMQQHMDE, encoded by the exons ATGTCAACCAGTGACGACGAACTTCGCCGGAGAAAATACGAAGAAGCCCTAGAAATCAAATCTCTCAGGCGAATCATCTCCGCTTACCTCAA CTATCCAGAAGCCGCAGAGGAGGATGTCAAAAGGTATGAGAGATCTTTCAGAAGGCTTCCAGTGGCTCACAAG GCTCTGCTGGCACACCTTCCTTTAAAATATCAGAAACTCAGACG TTGCATCTCAAAAAATACCTATTTCATTTTTGAAATGCTGAAG GCATTTGAGCCCCCAGTTGATATGAGCCAGGATGATGAAATATGTGAACATATGGATGATGGTTCATGTTGTCACAATCACTCAGAAGATAGGAATCCATGTTCTCACGAATCAGTCTCAGTAGGTTTAAGAGCATGTTCTGCAAAATCTGGCGAACCTTGCAGTGAGCATGAG GAAACAAATGAAAATTGCTGTGAGCAGGGGTCAGGAAATTGTTCAGTAGGTTTAGAATCTGACTCAAATGCTCACAAAGGTGGTTACAACAATGCTACAGATGTTAAGGATCAGGATTCTTTTGATTCAGATGAAAAGGTTCATAACATGAAT GATGCTATAGAGTCAATGCCCCATTTCCATGTTCCTCTTGTGGATGTTGATAAG GTAAGATGTGTCATCAGGAATATTGTCAGAGACTGGGCTGCTGAG GGGCAGAAGGAACGAGAGCAATGTTATAAGCCTATCCTTGAGGAACTTAAACGCCTTTTTCCCGAGCGCAGTAAAGAGAG TCCACCTACTTGTCTTGTTCCAGGTGCTGGATTAGGAAGGCTGGCCTTAGATATATCATGTCTTG GTTTTGTAAGTCAAGGAAATGAATTTTCATACTACATGATGATCTGCTCAAGTTTTATTCTGAATCA GACTCAATCTGTTGGTGAATGGACTATTTATCCATGGATTCACAGTAATTGCAATTCACTCTCTGATGCTGATCAGCTTCGCCCTGTTTCGGTTCCAGATATTCATCCTGCTGG TGCAGGGATCACAGAAGGTTTCTCGATGTGTGGTGGTGACTTTGTTGAAGTTTATAATGATCCATCCCAAGTAG GTGCGTGGGATGCCGTTGTGACCTGCTTCTTTCTTGATACAGCACACAATATTGTTGAATACATTGAAATTATCTCAAGAATTCTTAAAGACGGGGGA GTGTGGATAAACTTAGGTCCCCTACTTTATCACTTTTCAGAGTTGTATGGTCAACATGAT GAATTGTCAGTTGAGTTAAGTCTGGAAGATGTGAAAAAGATTGCAATCCATTATGGATTTCAGTTGGAG GTCGAGAAGACCATTGAAACGACTTATACTACAAATCCCCGAGCAATGATGCAA AATCACTACTTTTCGGCATTTTGGACGATGCGGAAGAAACCACTAGCGACTGCTAGTATGCAACAACACATGGATGAATGA